From the genome of Magnolia sinica isolate HGM2019 chromosome 12, MsV1, whole genome shotgun sequence:
GTACTAAACAAATAAAGGCCTCTTTTGCTAACATACATCTTCTCCACTTACCTTTATGTGCATCACCTATTGACAACGTGGCTAATGTATAAGACCTCTGATATGAATAgatgatgatttattttttaactaACATTAAAGTATTTTGAGTCGATTTTCTTTAAACTCCATCATGGCCACCTCATGATGATCCCAATCTTAGTTATCCACTGTATATTTAAAAAGAACACTCAAATAATTGGTAAAAGCTAAGTAATCAACTCGTTGAAATCATCCTATCTAATAGACTATTTGAAAGCGGttaattgtaatcaacctatgtatcAGCCTAGCACATTCTGTTAGAGGGAGTTTTGTACTCTCATTACGGATTCCTAACTTGGATAAAGGAGGAGGGTTATATCAGATTGGCAATTGGTTTGAAACTTATACTATGGCTTTTACCATGAATCTGAAAACCTAACATTCCCATCTCACATTAAAGCATTCCCTGTATGTAACGTGCGACAATAAAACCTGGGTGTAGTGACAAATGGGCAAAAGTTGGCTAGAGTGTCTGGAAGTGACTCGTCGCAACAATAGCCATTTGTtaagaaaaacaaacaaggatTAATTTCCACACCACTCTAAATGCGAGTGGGTAAAGAAGCTAGCCTAGGAGAATTGTATTTATCTTGCTACATGGAATTTAAAAACACTGATGGGTAAGAGACATGTAGTAAGTAGATACAAAGAAATGAAGAGAGTAAACATAGGGGGCCAATCAGGAGAGAAAGTGAAAATGAGTCCGAGAGAAATTGATGGATAAAAACTTTGATATATAGGAGGAGAAAATAATAAAATGGGATAAAGATTGTggtagaaaaaatataaataaaaaagttGTAGATGATAGGAAAGAAAGTGATAgaatttattaataaaatttgTATTAGGAGAGGAGACGATCaatgttattattatatttgCATATTAGgccttatttcttttgtttccttcATCCCGGCCTGCATGGCTGATTTCTCTTGATTttgctcctcttttttttttttttttcaaaagcatgGCCATGCCCCTAAATCTTTGTTAATAAGAATAGATGATGTACAAGCTACACTTtcgagtgggctccacacaaaagagcaggcctcacctatcatatcgggaaatcagaaaaactaaaaatagagaaaaaaactAAGAAGAAAGCTAAAGCTACCCTTTCTTCGTATCACAACAGGGCTTTCCAGCATGACATTTGATGCCAAGCAGCCACTCAGAAGGTAGAAATAATTTCCAGAACATCGCCGCCTTGCGAACCAGCAGTAAGGGGACATTTCCCAACTCCTCCGCTGCACATGCTACAATCATACCCACAGCCAGATGCTGCCACCCTTCCTGCATTTACAAGCTATTACCTTTACAACAAACCAGTAGCCTTATCCTCTGAAACAACTAGTCCAAATCTGGCTAGCCATTCCACCCAAACGACTGACCTTAGAACAAAATCTGCTATATTCAAACAATTCAGATGACCCACTCTCAATGGCCCACACCTGTATGCAGCCTGCACCGATCGTCACCAACATTATAATTGATGCCAAGCAGCCACACATTAGCCAAATATCACTTCTAAAACATAGCCACCTCACGAACCATCAGCAAGAAGAAAAAACCCGACCCCACAATGCCCAGAGATAGACACCCCTTGGATAGCCTCACTATATATTTTCCAGCATCTGCCCCAGAAAGAAACTACCTTCACTTCACTTTCCGTTCCAGAAACCTACTTCTTGTAAAGATCTAAAGCTGAAGCTGATTTGAAGTTGAGGCAGCACAAAAAAATCACAGATTGAACCACGGACAGCAGAGAACGTAGCATCTGCATGCGAGGACAATAGCCATATCATATGATTGCCCTTGACTTGCCATACATCGTAGAGGCACCAACATTCCAATAATGTTATTGTGGTCTTTAGGAGTGGTGCGCGCTCGTGcacagaaaaaggaagaaaagcccAACAATGTTATTGTGTAGAAATTAAGCCAGCAAGCTTTTAATGTAGCAATCGGGATGGATCGGGCCTTAacaaatttcaaatccaaataatTTAGCACACTTGTTTTATGCAACTACAAAAAAGATCTCAACTTTGTGGGGGTAAATCTATCCGCTCATAAGGAGAAAACATATATGTTAACCATATGTACCAAGTATCAGCCCATGAAAGCTATGATAAGCTAGACCAATGTGATGACATAAAACCATTACGGTGTGGCCTGCTTGATATTTGTCTTAGGGTGATTTTTGTATTTGCACTACATCCTGGTGCATTACATCTAATTAATAAGATAATATCACAACACAAATTCAGTTATTAGAGGTCTCTTTAGattgaattgcaattcaattgaatTGCATTTCTTATCGACCTTAATCAGTTTCCTCTCGACGATCGGCTACAGCTCTATCACATTGTCGACGGAGAGCACAGGGCACTCCTTCTTGAGCTTCTTCGAGTCCCATACGATATCAACGCCTATGAATGTGATCTTCGGACAATAGAGCTGGCGGACATCGCGCACCCACATCTGGTCATCAATGTCACTTTCGGCGACGGTGGTGAGGATCTGACGGTCGCCAATCTGGATTGTGTAGTCCATCTCGCACGGCCCTAGGAGGGGGCGGATCGAGACCACTATGGCTAATGCTTcttcaacagagagagagagagagagagagagagagagagagagtgagagagagatttCTTAGCTGTACTgaggattgaaaaaaaaaagaaggggagaAGGGTGAGAAAGATTGGGGATTTTGGGGATTCCAGGAATTTCTTCAAAATGCATGTTGGAAATATTGGCATTTTCTAGATTTGgctggggagagagagggttgagattgggagagggagatcgaaagagagggagagggggagggacagggagagggagatcgagagagggagacgGAAATGGACGCGAAATAGGGTTTGAGAGCTTTTGGCGTAAGAAAAGGCTGAAAACGAATCGGTAATCCGTGGCAGATATTAACCAATGTGCCTCTCGAGCTTTGTGGTGTCCACTCAGAGGTTACTAATCGaatccattatgttcatctgtttcaaaataaaataataaaacaataataaaagaaataagaagatccaacactcaattgggacacaccaacaaaatagtGGAAATACTGTATAATAGTAAGGAATTTGAGTACGGTTCATTACCATGTAGAATCAGGAACGGCTTaaagccgtttctgaaccaaaatccTAACCGTTCCAGTTAAGCGATTTTGGTGTAGTACATTAGCACTAGCATTGGCGCCGGCGCCAATGAGGGCCCTGGCTTCAAAGTTAATGTTTGCGAGTGAGCACTGGGCTGTTGATGCGAGTGGCCCCACTAGATCAGCGGTGCCCAACAAGTGCTGGGCTGCATGGCACACATCATGGCTTAGGAAAGACATGACAAGGAGCACCCAAAAGAGGAAACGAGCCAATTGGAGCCATGCTTGAACCAAAATCATGAGAAAGATGTGGAGAGGAGTGGGCTTTTTATTGTGGTGGGATGGTGGGCTTTTATCAATGCGGCCCACTATGTAATAAATACTGACCTTTCATTTGGCGTGCCCTAAACTCAAAAGTCAAACTGGATTGAAGGGGAGTTTCACTACTATGGATATAAACATCTAATTGGTGTGGCTTTTGGCATGTGGCCTATCCACAGAAGGGCCCATTAAATAAACGGTAGTGATGTCGTAGTATGCCACGTGTATGAAGATTGATTACTTTATAACGTAGCACTGAATACTTTATCATACAAAATGATGTTTAAAGAGAAACGTTCACACATACTATGTTGCATGGGAAGTCTAGCATACAAAGCCATTTTTGAAGGTAACGTGCTACTTGTTTATAACATCCAAGTCGTGCAGATGGTGGCAAGCTTTATGAAGAGCATCTTGGGCAGAAACCATGATGTTTCACCGTACAGATGGGCTGCACCGTCAAAATCAATGGAAAGCCTACAATCCAACTCAATGTACTTTTGTTGTCTAGATAATCAATAGATTACTCCAATTTCTGCATAGGTGATCTGTATGGTAGGATCCAATGCTTTCACGGTTCTGACATTCCAACGAAATGACGAATTCATAGAAAATAAAAACCTTATACGAGAACACTTTTCATACCCCTACGCTtcaggaaaaaaaagagaggccTGGGTGGGGATTTCTAAAGTGGTCCACTGGTGCAGCATCAAGAAGGGGTATTTGTCTCCTAATTCATGACACATTGCATGTGATGTGATCAATCTAAACCAGCCATCCAGTAGATCCTCGGTGGGGATGCCCGACTGGTGAAAATTACTCCAACTGTtattcaattttcaaaaaataataattcaaatgAAATACTTTTGTTATGAATTAAATCACTTGCACCGAAAATGTAAATCATGTGGCATGATCATTGGATTGGTCAAATAGAGCCCGCTAGCTAGGTGGACGGTTCAAATTTATATGAGAATTTTCCTTCTAGCTTGGCATgcttccaattttattttattttattttgccttGTTCCTCACCACGAAAACTAGACACCTTTCGAATTAGCTAGGTTTATCTAACCATCACGTGGTTCACCAGTTGAATTAACAGCTCATGGATACTGTTTTATGTGCTAGGgttataagattattttttagaCCATCCCACCATCATCACCATTATCATGGAATAAGGAATTATCGTACAGCTCAGCCCCAAATCCTTGTTGAGCATAGTACAGTATGTTAGAGAGCACGGTTTCATCAACGACGAACACCCATATCTCCTTTCCATCACCTCCTAGCGTAAGATTAGCAGCGTAGGTCGCTGCGGTGTCAGCAACCTCGTTGGAGTCCTCACCGTATAGATGACACAACATGTAGTGGCCCACGTAGTCCTTGCAAGATTGTGGGACCGTTATCCAATCGCTGATATTGTTAGTCTCCACCGCTAGCCTCCAGCTCGTGCATGAGATCCCATGGACACGGAGATCCCCCATCCAGTGagtggacggtggagatgaatTGGGAGGGCTAGTCCACCCCTTCCCATGTCTGAAGCGTGGGAAGTTGCTAGGAAAGTAATTTAAATCCACAATTGGTGGACCTTTAATCTacagctaaaaatgaaaatagtcaATCATCCCATTAAAAAATCAATGTTATATTGGATGATGATCACCCCAGCAATTTGGGTAGTTTAATTTAGGAACGAATTGGCTATTCTccctgatggtcggtgctctgtaggccccaccatgatgtatgtgtttcatccaaaccattcatatattttttttcatatcattttatgatatgagaccaaaaatgaggtgtattccaatcacaagtggaccacattacaggaaacagtgtttaatgagcgtcaaccattaaaaaccttttaggggtcataaaagttttagatcaagctgatttttgtttttgcccttcatctgggcctgtatgacctaatcaacagattagatgtcaaataaacaatacagtgggtcTTATgcgatttttaatggtggatatccaataactattgttttcctacggtgtggtctacctgagatttatatccctctcaattttgggatcaagcctaaaatgatctttaataatggatgaagggaatggatgaaacacacatcatgttggggcccacagaacaccaacCACTAGGCACCgagctgatggcagggggagtagccaatctgtttcctttaATTTATGCTCATATGTATGGGTACAGTTTCCGTGGGGACCGTCTATCAACATCATGATACGCTagtgtatcaaataactcacGTGGATTTTTCTCCGCATTTTCATCCACATGGGTTTCGTCAATTTAAAAGGCTAAATCACCCGAGCTTGGTTCCCCTGTGCACACCATTAAAACAAAACATAGCCTGCCTGGTGATATTAAATCTAGAAACTCAAGTTGAAGTGGAGAGTTCCATCAAAAGAGatattggggcccaccattacgtCATTTTGATTCTTATGTGGCCCACTGTTGCATCATGCcattctcatgtggcccacaattCCATGAAATTTTAGTGAGAATTCAGCTGCGGAATGGTATGAGGATATTATACGAGGATTGCTCACGATATTTAGGTGAGTTGGATGATGAGACAAGCTAAATTTAAAAAGACAGACAGCTAGAAAACTATTAGAATAGTATGTATGATCGAGTTAGATATTTGGGGTAGATTGGGaatgttcatggtgggcccactttaaGAACAATGCAGATCACATTTAAGGTGGGTAATTAGGATTAGCATGATAAAATTAAGGAAAGCTCTCCTCACCTGTACGTGTGTACTCGCTCCTGCAAGTGCCAGCATGGTGGCCACCTATCATGGGTAGTTATTCCCAATGTCATATATGAACCATCCATATATTGTTCTGgttgcatgagccaaaaaaggaaCTTACACCGAGTGTTGTATATGTATAGGATTGAAAGGAAAATTTTCGATGGAtcacattcaactctaaaaatcatttGTCTAAAACATCCCATTGGTTTTAGTGGAGCATCAGACCAATAACATCGATGGTTCTGATCAACGGACCATCTCTGCTTGTGGGGTTCATTGAAAAGTAAGTGAATTCAACTTTTGACTAGTCTGTTGGAGTCGTTTGTTTTGGACCATATCTACATTAATCTCTTATCACTGTTTGTTTTTAGCCGGAGGCTGTTTTTCTGGTTTGTGTTCGAATAGTAAATTGTTATTGTAGTTAGGGATAAGATTTATTTTTAGAGAAAAAGCATATAGAAAAATGGCATGTCCATGCACGCATGCATGCCATGAACTTACTCCTTCTAAAGCCATATCgaattctctctttctcctctcacTTGCTCCACATGAAAATGGCAGCCattactctcttttctcttcttttatctATTTTACTCATCTCTACAAATTCTAGAAACATACCTCCATTCCATTCTCATTCTCTAGCATCATATTCTCTTCCTCCACAAGACTCGACGACCACCGAGGCCCGTCATCATCATCGTAACGACCTTGCTAGCAGTAATTTCACCCATGTTTGTGACTCTTCAAGATTCACTTCTTTAGGCCTTCACATGGCCGAATTTGCATTTTGTGATAAATCCCTACCATATAGTATTAGAGCAAAGGACTTGGTTGATAGCGTGACAATTTTGGAGAAAGTGGCTCAACTAGGTAACAAGGCATATGGGGTTGCTAGGCTTGGACTTCCCATGTATGAATGGTGGTCAGAGTCTCTCCATGGTGTGGCCAACACTAGCCCAGGTATCCATTTTGATAATAATATATAGCATCCCGGGGGCTACAAGCTTTCCAACAGTTTTCTCACAGCAGCGTCATTTAATGAGTCACTATGGAAAACCATAGGGCAGGTAAATATGTTaagatttattatttttttattttgtttgtaatcttagaaataatattggtttttaattaattaatttattttttattttttaaacaactCTCGTATTAGATTTAAGATATGAAACGGGATGTACAACCTATACCTATCAAGGCAGCCCAGCAACAAAAAAGAACAGGCCACCAAACGAAACAACACCTATGTACATCGAACAAAGGAGAACAAAAAGGAAGGGAAATGGAGAGATCTGAGAAGTGTTTCGCAGCGTTCCAAGCCCAAccttattgaaaaaaaatcaaacccCTATTCTCCCTGTGGAGGGAACCTAAGTGACCATGAAGAACTGACGCCTGTGTCCCACACCCTTCCTTTGCCAAACTGTCAGCCGGTCTATTACCTTCACGAAAAATGTGATTGAAGGAAAAGAAGCCAGATTTCTTCAAAGAGATGATTCTGTCTACCCAAGGTTTCCATTTCCATGGGCACCTTGTATTGCCCAGGAGAATGCCTTTAGCCAACTTTGAATCCGAAAAATAATATTGGTTAATATAAAGGTGTATTATAAGATGTTCGATTTCGTTTAGCCGCGATTAGGTCACTCATTGAACACACATTAGTTTAGCCGCGATTAGCATGAGCCTAACACAACAAAAGGAGATTGAACGTGAAATAATTGATTGGGCTCTGCCCGATCAGGTCATGCATCAGACACCCAAGCCAGACTCCCAGAACTTGGTCGGGCTTGTTAGATCGGGCCTTAATTGGATGGTCAGCAATATCTGATATCTGGGGAGATTTTGTGCATCTCCTATCACTTATGAATTGTTTGGATAACtagaaagtgggtcccacatgtacaattttttgGGCTGAACAAAACCTAGATGGAGGACTATATATTTCATGAAATATAAAATAACTAACATTTCCCAAATAAGCTACTGGAGTTCTTAtgctaatgatgttgttcttctTTCCATGCATGTTGAAGGTTGTTTCTACGGAGGCAAGGGCCATGTACAATCTAGGGTTAGCTGGATTAACATTCTGGAGTCCTAACATCAATGTTGTTAGGGACCCCAGATGGGTTAGAATCACAGAGACCCTAAGTGAAGATCCGTTCGTCGTCGGCCGCTATGCTGTGAATTATGTTAGGGGCTTGCAAGATGTCAAGGGCTTCAAAAATCCCAAGGACTTGAACTCTAGGCCACTCAAGGTTGCTACATCTTGCAAGCATTATGCTGCTTACGATGTTGACAACTGGTTAGGCGTCGAccgataccactttgatgcaaggGTAATTACTACTCAGTCGAAGCTCTTCCCTTCACTAGTTGGACCATATCATGAAAATAATGCAGGACgttcaataagtgggccgcaattgaatgataaaagataggcaAGAAAAAGAAACCAATTGCCCtaattcaatgtggcccactgatgagaAGACTCGGCCTGGGCAAGTTCAAGATGGGGTATTCCTGATTATTGTCCTGGATTGTGCTATGTTTTTCCCCAtaaatatatcttttaaatattttttttttctgaaggtGACTGAGCAAGACATGGTGGAGACGTTCCTCTACCCATTCGAAATGTGTGTGAAGGAAGGAGATGTTAGCAGCATCATGTTCTCTTACAACCATGTCAATGGCATCCCCACATGCACCGACCCAAAACTCTTATCTCAAACTATAAGAGGAGAATGGGATCTTCATGGGTAAtaatcttttcctttttttttctcttgaaaaaaagaagaagctatgTTGGTATTTTCTCATTTCAATCACATAAATGAAAATGGTTTTGAAGTATCCACATATAGCTACGTAaatcaatattttaaaatttccCACTAACTTAAGTTAATTTaacttgtaattttctacttcCTATATATTTTTAATCATTTCTTGATATATTTGGCATTTCTTCGCATGATCCGATcattgtaagtttttttttttttccacagtgTTTACCATTATTGTATGGAATGAATGGAAAATCCAGAATGATGATTGGATCGTTCAACATGTTCAAATCAGCCATATTATGCGTAAAGGGAACCGCATGCCCCCAGCTCTTGGCACATATGGTATAAGCTGGGAGTGATCCAGCATTTCCGCCAGGCCCTGAACCTCTCCTTCAGCCATATTATGCATGAAGGGAACTCAATGGCAGATGCCCCGGCTAGGATGGCTAGCGAAGGAAGCCCAAATAGATTGTTTACTTCTCACCCCGCTCTTCCGAGGCTAGTGCGGGGTGCTCTCACCTTGGATAATGCCAGCATAGGGGCCATCAGGAGGGAGTAAGAGGAGCAGTTTTTTCTGGTTCTCTTCTGGGATTAAGGGGGCTTCTTTGTCTTGTTCTGTTAGTGCTTTCAGGTTTTTTTTTGCAGCTAGAGTTATATGATAGGAATGGTTAGCTCTTTTTTTTGCTGGACCCTCCTGAAAGGCTTTAAATTTCAGTTGGTAATGAAAATTTTAAggtttttgatatatgtataaaataaaataaaataaataaataaaacatgttCAAATCAGTTGAATTGTGGGTTCAAGCCCAACTTACCtactaaaaaataaaaggaaaaaaaaaaaaaaaaaactagttgcACCTTAGCCTACCATGCAACTAACTAGTCTTAGAACATTTCTCATGCACGTAAAATGGACTGTTGTTAAGGAAATCTATTCTACTCATTAGTACACAATACACTGCATTAATGCTTATTAAACCGGCAATGTAGATGATATTttaatctcaaaaattttcacaGGTACATTGTTTCTGATTGTGATTCAATCCAGGTCATTCATCATGGCCACAAATGGCTTGACGACACAGCTGAGGATGCAGTCGCGCAAGTACTCCAAGCTGGCAAGCTCCTAATCTCAATAACCCAACTCGTATTCGAGCATTTTTCTCTCTTAATCGtatattaattttctttttttgaatttttgtttaTTTTCAGGGATGGATTTAGACTGTGGAACCTACTATACCAATTTCACAGAATCAGCAATCTTGAAAGGAAAGGTCAGAGAGAGTGATGTGGACAAGGCATTGAGGAATCTCTACGTCGTGCTAATGAGGCTCGGATTCTTTGATGGAAGCCCTACCTACGCATCGCTTGGAAGAGATGATGTCTGTTCAATGGAGAACATGGATCTGGCAGCTGAATCTGCAAGGGAAGGGATTGTTTTGCTCAAGAATGAAGGTGACACCTTGCCTTTTAGATCCAACAAGTACAAGAATCTTGTCCTGGTTGGCCCACATGCTAATGCTACCATGGCCATGATCGGAAACTATgcaggtaaatttatttttttttgacatgATTTTGATCCTCCTCAACTAGAATTTCCCATGTTcccttgtggtccacttagtaTACTATAGGATCTAATGAGACTATTTTAGTGAAATTCGACCGTCTCGGTCCAAAAACCCTAGTTACTTTTGGATTTACTTCTCAATCAATGACAACTAATTAGGTAATTACCAATGTGATGTCCATAACTATACAGCTGTAACGTGCCCAATTGGTTAGTTTAGGTCCATCTTCACTTGGGCCATTACCAACTATACACATTGCTTGTAGCTCGGCCCACTCAACCCATTAGAAGCTTAGAAATTTCCCTACCAAACCATCCATATTAAGAGTATTTTGTTCTTTTTGTACAAACCTTACTATAATGCTATAGGGTGGAATGCACTACTAATGCATTATACATTAATATGTTGATTTGGTTTTATTACAGGCATTCCATGCCACTATGTGACTCCCCTGGATGCCTTCTCTACATTGGCAACCGTTCATCATGAAATGGGGTGTGGCGACGTTGCATGCAAGAACTAATTCTTCATCAATAAGGCAGTGGCAGCCTCAAAGGAAGCAGATGCAACCATCATTTTTGCGGGGTTAGATCTATCCATCGAGGCCGAAAGCTGGGACCGGACTAATCTCCTCCTTCCAGGTTACCAGACTCAGCTTATCACTGATGTCGCCAATGCTGCCACAGGTCTAGTCATACTCATCATACTTTCTGCTGGAGGCATCGACATCACATTCGCAAAGACCAACCCCAAGATTAATGCTATCATCTGGGTTGGGTACCCTGGCCAAGAAGGTGGTCGGGCAATCACAGATGTTGTCTTTGGACATTACAATCCAGGGGGGAGGCTACCAATCACTTGGTACACTGCAGATTACGTAACCAAGCTTCCCATGACATCCATGCAAATGAGACTAGTTGATAACTTGGGCTACCCTAGGAGGACCTACAAATTCTTTGATGGTTCGGTGGTCTACCCATTTGGCTATGGGCTCAATTACACTTAGTTCAAGTACAAGCTAACATCTACACCATCATCTGTTACAAAGAAGTTGAAGGCATACCAACATTGCCATGACATTAGCTTAAAACCCAATGCATTTGTGCCATCATGCCCGTCTATGTTGGTTGAAGAGACAAGATGTGGCGATGCAATCAATGTTGAGATTGAAGTGAGTAATGTGGgggcatcaagatgggtccaacATCATCTTGGTCTACTCAAAGCCGCCTGCCGATTTGGTTGGAGCTCCTGTTAAGCAAGTGATGGAGTTCAAACGGGTGTTCGTACCTACTGGTGTGACCAAGATGGTGAAGTTCTCTATCGACTTCTATAAGAGCTTGAGTGTGGTGACACATACAGCTTACCTGGTTTTGCCAGTAGGGGTGCACACAATAATGGTTGGTGATGGAGATGAAACTGTATCATTCCCGGTCCACATTAGCC
Proteins encoded in this window:
- the LOC131221790 gene encoding acid phosphatase 1-like is translated as MGDLRVHGISCTSWRLAVETNNISDWITVPQSCKDYVGHYMLCHLYGEDSNEVADTAATYAANLTLGGDGKEIWVFVVDETVLSNILYYAQQGFGAELYDNSLFHDNGDDGGMV